The Enterococcus sp. 7F3_DIV0205 genome has a window encoding:
- a CDS encoding TIGR04197 family type VII secretion effector, whose product MESISSNSAVAGELARGIFSAMDTLNSYQSVTTDEQSTISGNDAAKNAIKDMQSMVQAISVAIATDSNNIKSVAAEFEEADATVRKMMSGLR is encoded by the coding sequence GTGGAATCAATTAGTAGTAATAGCGCAGTAGCTGGAGAACTTGCGAGAGGAATATTTTCAGCTATGGACACATTAAATAGTTATCAATCGGTCACGACAGATGAACAATCAACTATTTCTGGAAATGATGCAGCTAAAAATGCAATCAAGGACATGCAATCAATGGTTCAAGCAATTAGTGTAGCGATTGCAACGGATTCAAATAATATAAAAAGTGTCGCAGCAGAGTTTGAAGAAGCAGACGCAACAGTTCGGAAAATGATGAGTGGCTTGAGGTGA